The following proteins come from a genomic window of Gemmatimonadota bacterium:
- a CDS encoding metalloregulator ArsR/SmtB family transcription factor produces MKPAPAPTGAPESGACDVRSVDLPAVRAVRNAQAPERSVADLADIFQMLASPARLRIVEALAARELCVCDLAAVVGVSESAVSHHLRQMRQLRVVRYRKEGRLAFYRLADDHIRDLFRIGLDHASE; encoded by the coding sequence ATGAAGCCTGCCCCCGCGCCCACCGGCGCACCGGAATCCGGCGCGTGTGACGTCCGCTCGGTGGACCTCCCTGCGGTGCGGGCGGTGCGGAACGCCCAGGCCCCCGAGCGCAGCGTGGCCGACCTGGCCGACATCTTCCAGATGCTGGCCAGCCCCGCAAGACTTCGCATCGTGGAGGCTTTGGCCGCGCGGGAACTCTGCGTGTGCGACCTGGCGGCCGTGGTCGGCGTGAGCGAATCCGCCGTCAGCCACCATCTGCGCCAGATGCGTCAGCTGCGCGTCGTGCGCTACCGGAAGGAGGGCCGCTTGGCGTTCTATCGCCTGGCCGACGACCATATCCGCGATCTCTTCCGCATCGGACTGGACCATGCCAGCGAGTGA
- a CDS encoding sigma-70 family RNA polymerase sigma factor: MTLPGAPSAVKDEAELVERARGGDAGALDQLTSRHVGAVYRLTLGILGDVAAAQDATQEACLKAVRALTSFRGDSSFRTWLLRIAANEARALLRRHKRHPEHALDEIGSVPAPGVDVAEQVVARDECARMRAALATLPEKQRMAVSLRVYDGLSFREIGVLIESSEGAARVNYHHGVRRLREMLR; the protein is encoded by the coding sequence ATGACCCTCCCGGGCGCACCGAGCGCGGTGAAGGACGAGGCGGAGCTGGTCGAGCGCGCCCGCGGAGGAGACGCCGGGGCCCTCGATCAGCTCACCAGCCGTCATGTGGGCGCGGTGTACCGGCTGACCCTGGGTATCCTCGGCGACGTCGCGGCAGCGCAGGACGCCACCCAGGAGGCGTGCCTCAAAGCAGTGCGCGCCCTGACCTCGTTTCGCGGTGACTCCAGCTTCCGCACCTGGCTGCTGCGGATCGCGGCGAACGAGGCTCGCGCCCTGCTTCGGCGACACAAGCGTCACCCCGAGCACGCGCTGGACGAAATCGGCTCCGTCCCGGCACCCGGTGTGGACGTGGCCGAGCAGGTCGTGGCCCGTGACGAGTGTGCGCGCATGCGGGCGGCGCTGGCCACCTTGCCGGAGAAGCAGCGGATGGCCGTGTCTCTACGTGTCTACGACGGTTTGAGCTTTCGTGAGATCGGGGTGCTGATCGAGTCGAGTGAGGGTGCCGCTCGGGTGAACTACCACCACGGAGTCCGACGGCTCCGGGAGATGCTGCGATGA
- a CDS encoding BTAD domain-containing putative transcriptional regulator, whose amino-acid sequence MTPSPNHRRPLASLSPMANSFRIKAFGGVSLHGPEGPVAGRASQRHRLALLALLGVARDRGMTRERIIALLWPEAEPDKGRRLLSDSVYRINQAVGGEGVVALGDGLRIDETRIQSDVAEFADALAAEEWETAVLLQPAPFLDGFYVPGAGDFERWVERERQRLARERARALEALATRTEEHDPVAASRWWYLLSAADPYSSRVALLLMRCLERAGDPAGAVRHADLHASLVRGDLSLEPDPEVPRYAAELRGRDPEPVPPRESAAEKGAARRTPSPQAPGSVTAESSSAPPLPMVHVSPAPAPARHRRRAATRAAVVGIALLVLGLTWREARREDGNATAIASLVVLPFADLSGDGSGAPLADGIAEELITRLSNTPGLSVIGRTSAFAFKDRAMDARQIGAALGVGAVLDGSVRRSGARLRIHAQLIDAKSGFELWSEIYERSSADVFNVQDEIAQALVTRLRGRGAAVSKGAGVPVEDLEAYNLYLNGRYEWHKRTKASLLAAADYFEQSVDRAPDYARAHVGLGDAYAVLGFYDYVSPAEAFPRARTAARRAIELDPELAEPHATLGYVALYYDWNVGEAELEFKRAIELAPGYSTAHQWYANLLTAEGRFPEAVREMRLATELDPLSLIANTALGWVYYHQGDYEAALDQLDHARQLDAGFELDYLWTGLTLEEIGRTEESLNELRRAVSFSSSAITRAALARGLALAGEEREARGLLGALEQEASAGYAPSYEIAKVHSGLGDRAGALAWLERAFEQRSHSMVFLAVDPQLRDLRDLPAFRELVQRVGQGG is encoded by the coding sequence GTGACCCCGTCGCCGAACCATCGACGGCCGCTCGCCTCTCTGTCGCCAATGGCCAACTCCTTTCGTATCAAAGCGTTCGGAGGTGTCTCCCTGCACGGGCCCGAGGGTCCCGTGGCGGGTCGGGCCAGCCAGCGCCACCGCCTGGCGCTGCTCGCACTGCTGGGCGTGGCCCGCGACCGCGGCATGACCCGCGAGCGGATCATCGCCCTTCTCTGGCCGGAGGCGGAGCCGGACAAGGGCCGCCGCCTCCTGTCGGACTCGGTCTATCGGATCAACCAGGCGGTCGGTGGGGAGGGCGTCGTTGCCCTTGGCGATGGGTTGCGGATCGACGAGACCCGGATCCAGAGCGATGTGGCAGAGTTCGCCGATGCGCTCGCAGCGGAGGAGTGGGAGACGGCGGTGCTGTTGCAGCCTGCGCCGTTCCTCGACGGCTTCTATGTGCCGGGGGCTGGCGACTTCGAGCGCTGGGTGGAACGCGAGCGACAGAGGTTGGCCCGAGAGCGCGCGCGGGCCCTGGAGGCCCTGGCCACACGGACCGAGGAGCACGATCCGGTTGCAGCCAGCCGCTGGTGGTATCTGCTGTCCGCAGCCGACCCCTACAGTTCCCGCGTAGCGCTCCTGCTGATGCGCTGCCTCGAGCGCGCGGGTGACCCGGCGGGCGCCGTGCGGCACGCGGACCTGCACGCCTCACTCGTGCGAGGCGACCTGAGCCTGGAGCCGGACCCCGAGGTGCCACGGTACGCAGCGGAGCTTCGGGGGAGGGATCCCGAGCCCGTTCCGCCGCGGGAGAGCGCCGCAGAAAAGGGCGCTGCGCGGCGGACGCCGTCGCCCCAGGCACCAGGGTCGGTGACGGCGGAATCGTCCTCGGCTCCGCCCCTGCCCATGGTGCACGTTTCGCCGGCGCCGGCGCCGGCCCGACACAGACGCAGAGCCGCGACGCGCGCCGCCGTCGTGGGCATCGCCCTCCTGGTGTTGGGCCTGACCTGGAGAGAGGCGCGCCGTGAGGACGGCAATGCGACTGCGATCGCGTCTCTGGTGGTGTTGCCCTTCGCCGACCTCAGCGGTGACGGGAGTGGGGCGCCGCTGGCGGACGGGATCGCCGAGGAGTTGATCACACGACTGTCGAACACGCCCGGGCTCAGCGTCATCGGACGCACGTCGGCGTTCGCCTTCAAGGACCGGGCGATGGATGCACGGCAGATCGGCGCAGCGCTCGGCGTAGGCGCCGTCCTCGACGGAAGCGTGCGGCGATCCGGAGCGCGCCTCCGGATCCACGCGCAACTCATCGACGCGAAGAGCGGGTTCGAGCTCTGGTCGGAGATCTACGAGCGCAGCTCCGCGGACGTCTTCAACGTTCAGGACGAGATCGCGCAAGCGCTGGTGACCCGGCTTCGCGGACGCGGGGCGGCCGTGAGCAAGGGAGCAGGTGTTCCGGTCGAGGACCTGGAGGCGTACAACCTCTACCTGAACGGACGTTACGAGTGGCACAAGCGCACCAAGGCCAGCCTGTTGGCTGCCGCCGACTACTTCGAGCAGTCCGTGGACCGAGCTCCCGACTACGCGCGGGCCCATGTGGGCCTCGGGGACGCGTACGCCGTCCTCGGCTTCTACGACTACGTGTCTCCGGCAGAGGCGTTCCCAAGGGCCCGCACCGCTGCGCGCCGCGCCATCGAGCTCGATCCTGAGCTTGCAGAACCGCACGCGACGCTCGGATACGTAGCCCTCTACTACGACTGGAACGTTGGTGAGGCCGAACTCGAATTCAAACGAGCCATCGAGCTGGCACCCGGCTACTCCACGGCGCACCAGTGGTACGCCAATCTCCTCACTGCCGAGGGTCGATTCCCGGAAGCCGTCCGAGAAATGCGGCTCGCCACCGAGCTCGATCCCCTTTCACTGATCGCCAACACCGCCCTGGGCTGGGTGTACTACCACCAGGGCGACTACGAAGCCGCGCTGGACCAGCTCGACCACGCGCGCCAGCTCGACGCCGGTTTCGAGCTCGACTACCTCTGGACGGGTCTCACCTTGGAGGAGATCGGTCGGACAGAGGAGTCGCTCAATGAGCTCCGGCGCGCGGTGTCCTTCTCGAGCTCGGCGATCACGAGGGCGGCACTGGCACGAGGGTTGGCGCTGGCGGGCGAGGAGCGCGAAGCGCGGGGGCTCCTGGGTGCGCTGGAGCAGGAAGCGAGCGCCGGATACGCGCCTTCGTACGAGATCGCGAAGGTCCACTCGGGCCTCGGAGATCGGGCCGGTGCCCTGGCGTGGCTGGAGCGCGCTTTCGAGCAACGGTCCCACTCCATGGTGTTCCTGGCCGTGGACCCTCAGCTGCGGGACCTGCGCGATCTGCCCGCGTTCCGTGAGCTGGTGCAGCGGGTGGGGCAGGGCGGCTGA
- a CDS encoding DUF4242 domain-containing protein: MPRYVIERDLPGAGDLGPEQLAGISRKSCEVLSDLGPSIQWVHSYVTADRIYCVYVAPDADAVRTHAERGGFPANRISEVTAVIDPVTAE, from the coding sequence ATGCCACGCTACGTGATCGAACGCGATCTCCCGGGTGCGGGCGATCTGGGACCGGAGCAGCTTGCCGGAATCTCGCGGAAGTCCTGTGAGGTCCTGAGCGATCTCGGCCCCTCCATCCAGTGGGTTCACAGCTATGTGACCGCAGATCGCATCTACTGCGTCTACGTCGCTCCGGACGCCGACGCCGTTCGTACCCACGCCGAACGGGGAGGCTTCCCAGCGAACCGGATCAGCGAAGTGACCGCGGTGATCGATCCGGTCACCGCCGAGTAG
- a CDS encoding LytTR family DNA-binding domain-containing protein codes for MPFANVLATDTFTAPSPYTTCTSDRRRDPFARVRAMLARRLPAALVTRTRSRSVARARFPLSVSVFWSLVVGLDFVNDWIIEGLTTTFRPVGAALTDMIVWWTPWIAVTPLLAVLIDRLDPARIGWRRSMVLHAPLLFTAIGLHALLAAWAFSAMGGGTVANNFAHFARAFTLSEALLYVGLATALHVGWVSGPAPAQAPDTEPGHGPRPTWVRRFAVREGEVTRFVGVEDVSHIEAAGNYVRLHAADGEHLIRATLAAVEERLDPSRFRRIHRSTIVNVDQVARVDAWFNGDCLATLTDGRELRVSRTYRAALLDPLG; via the coding sequence ATGCCATTCGCCAACGTGCTCGCGACCGACACGTTCACCGCCCCGTCCCCGTACACCACCTGCACGTCCGACCGCAGGCGCGACCCCTTCGCTCGCGTCCGGGCGATGCTCGCGCGACGGCTCCCGGCTGCGCTCGTCACACGGACCCGCTCCCGCTCGGTGGCGCGGGCCCGCTTCCCGCTCTCCGTGTCCGTGTTCTGGTCGCTGGTGGTGGGTCTGGACTTCGTCAACGATTGGATCATCGAAGGCCTCACAACCACGTTCCGCCCGGTGGGGGCCGCGCTGACGGACATGATCGTCTGGTGGACGCCGTGGATCGCCGTCACGCCTCTCCTCGCCGTGTTGATCGACCGGCTCGATCCCGCGCGCATCGGTTGGCGGCGAAGCATGGTCCTGCACGCGCCGCTCCTCTTCACCGCCATCGGGCTCCACGCACTGCTCGCGGCCTGGGCCTTCTCCGCGATGGGAGGTGGCACCGTGGCGAACAACTTCGCGCACTTCGCCCGTGCCTTCACGCTCTCCGAGGCGCTGCTGTACGTGGGTCTGGCCACTGCCCTACACGTGGGGTGGGTCTCGGGTCCTGCACCCGCGCAGGCACCCGACACGGAACCCGGGCACGGCCCCCGCCCCACCTGGGTCCGGCGTTTCGCCGTGCGCGAAGGGGAGGTGACCCGTTTCGTTGGGGTCGAGGACGTTTCACACATCGAAGCCGCAGGCAACTACGTCCGTCTTCACGCCGCCGACGGGGAGCACTTGATCCGGGCGACGCTCGCGGCGGTCGAGGAGCGGCTCGATCCGAGCCGGTTCCGTCGCATCCATCGCTCGACGATCGTCAACGTCGACCAGGTGGCTCGCGTCGACGCGTGGTTCAACGGCGACTGCCTCGCCACGCTCACCGACGGCCGCGAGCTGCGTGTCAGTCGGACCTACCGCGCGGCCCTCCTCGACCCCCTCGGCTGA